In Desulfuromonas acetexigens, the following proteins share a genomic window:
- a CDS encoding 4'-phosphopantetheinyl transferase family protein translates to MNWRTPPARPRLDDGELHLWRFRLDLPLEAISDLRPLLSPDESARAERLRIPSKKLDFIAARGRLRQILARYLDTSPAALRFAYGPAGKPAIAFPESPLAFNLAHAGCWGLLGICARGGIGVDVEWLKRPVDIGQIAGWAFGEDIRAELDALPAEIKTRRFFHLWTTREARLKALGTGFTEPENAENFELATGNFLLEDDYPGAWATPSPPSQISYWHNPSTDSE, encoded by the coding sequence GTGAATTGGCGGACCCCTCCCGCCAGACCGCGCCTGGACGATGGCGAACTGCACCTCTGGCGCTTCCGCCTCGACCTGCCCCTGGAGGCGATCAGCGACCTGCGCCCCCTCCTTTCTCCCGATGAATCGGCCCGCGCCGAACGCTTGCGCATCCCCTCGAAAAAACTCGACTTCATCGCCGCTCGCGGACGCCTGCGGCAAATTCTCGCCCGTTATCTCGACACATCCCCCGCCGCCCTGCGCTTCGCATACGGTCCCGCCGGAAAACCGGCCATCGCTTTTCCCGAGTCCCCCCTTGCCTTCAACCTCGCCCATGCCGGTTGCTGGGGCCTGTTGGGGATCTGCGCCCGAGGCGGGATCGGTGTCGACGTGGAATGGCTGAAACGCCCCGTCGATATCGGTCAAATCGCCGGATGGGCGTTCGGGGAAGATATCAGGGCGGAACTCGACGCCTTGCCCGCGGAAATAAAAACGCGCCGGTTTTTTCATCTCTGGACGACGAGGGAAGCACGTCTGAAAGCTTTGGGAACGGGTTTCACTGAACCCGAAAATGCGGAAAACTTCGAACTGGCGACGGGGAACTTTCTCCTTGAAGACGATTATCCCGGAGCCTGGGCGACTCCCTCCCCCCCCTCGCA